The Lolium rigidum isolate FL_2022 chromosome 2, APGP_CSIRO_Lrig_0.1, whole genome shotgun sequence genomic interval AGTCAAGAATGTTGATTTGAGAAAGATTTGTACATATCTGTGAGAGTTCAGGAGTTGTGAGCCCACAGTTAGATAAATCCAACCTCAACAATTCTTGAGATGTGCTAGATAATGCTTCGGTAAGCTTAATTGTTCCTCCCTGCAAGAAGAGCAGCATCCAGAAGGCATGGTGTTTGTTACAAGCTGCAAATACTAACCACTAAGACATGAAAAAAGACTCACCGGTCCAATGGAAGTTCCACCTAGCAGAAATCCCGTTGCACACATGGATCGCGCAAGAGAACACAGCTTATCAACCATTAACTTATTCAGTTTTATACCAGTTAAGCTTAGCTGTGAAAACCTGCAGTAATCACATGTATAGCTGGTATATTATTTCACCACACTTCATTGCTATTACAGTAATGAAATGATATGTTCTGACCTTTTCAGAGAAGCCAGCTTGGAGAGAAGGTTAAGCATTGTGTTGCTAGAaatcggattgttctttcctgtcaAAAGTATGGAGTTTTGAAGCTGCGGAATGTATATACATGAGGCCTAAGAGTTTGAGTTATACAAGGGAGAACCACCAAAAGTACCTATCGAAAGATGTGAAAGGACCGATCCTTCATCTATTGCATCTGCCATCTTCTGAACTGTTCTTGATGTGATAGAACACTGCTCAACATCCAGGCTATATAGTGCTGTCACGAAATGAAAACATTACATGCATTATATAAGACAAAAGTAAAGGTGTACACTGAGAAAAAAAAGATATGGAAAAACTCTGAAGGTCCAAAACAGCGATCTGCTGTTGCAGACAAACACAAAAGGCCTAGAGCTTCCGCAGCACAAAAAACCTACACTTAGTGGACATACCTTTGCACTTCTGtaggattgtgaaaagataagaaCTGCAACCATCTGTGAGGCGATTCCCAGCCAGATTAAGTACTTCCAGTCGTTTAATCATAACAGCACACTCGCATATCTGTTCATCAGTAAATTATGGACAAAGTATGACTTTAAGATTAACTGTGGTTCCACTTTCACATGCAAGTTTCAGGAATAGTAAAAAAACACCTGGAATAAAGCTGTTGGACCGAATCGATTGCAATGTAAATCCAGTGTCAAGCCACCGTACGTTTGGTTTGACGATGCAAATATTTCTTGAAGCCTTTCAATTGTTTGGTTTCCTGCAAATCATAAACATGAATGTTTAATCAGTCTAAGATAAGAAAACAAAAAGATAGTCTAACATGAAGAAATAGGTGACTAATACAGCACACTCAGTGTCGTAAGGCTAAGGACACTTTCCATTTACCTGCAACTGTTTGTGTGCCAAACTCTTGAAGAAATAAATTAATTATATACTTGAAAGCAGCAGAGATAGGGGAAAACGATACCTAGCATGTTATGAGAAAGATCCAACATGGCTATTGTCTTATGGGATCTAAGGGCATCAAGAAAAGGTGTAATTGAAAGATCTTGCAGTCCACAATCAGACAAAATGATTTCATCTTCAGAAACCTGTTAGAGAACAGAAGCAGAGGAACACATTTGGCTTTGACAAGTTAGCCAGACCTGATTTATTTATAAATCAAAACAAGTAATATAAATCAAACTTACTTCGAGATTATATAATTTTATCAATAGCTTCTTGTTTGGTACTTCTGATAACTTGGCGCAGAAATCAATGTACAGTTTCATCAACCGCTTTGGCACCCAATCTTCATTATAAACACAAGCTCTATTAGATGCAATATCAACTAACTGAACTGTAGGACTTATGTTTTCAGATGATGGATTGGCATGCAACAGGAAAAATATAATTAAACAAACCATGTACAGATATTGAGTGAGATCAGCATAACTGTATCACTCACATGAGCCAGTGTACACGACCACATATATATTTTGAAACTGTATGCAAACTGTAAGGTAGATATTTGAACTTTAACTAAACAGTGATGTATGGAAAATATTATTTTTACCATACAAAAAAATAAATTTGAGAAGTCAGTAATTTCATATTCCCCACTGGTGTAGGCTAGTAGCATAAAGAATATAGAACCAAACTACCACAACGTATTGTGTTTACTTCAATCATCAAATGATTATCCCTTGAATGTTTAATGCACATTCTTTACCAACAAAAACGGCATAAACACGATTTCTCAGATGTCCTAGAGAACTAGAACTCATGCCAGAATAGCAATTTGCAAACAAAGTTGAGTACAACGCCCGTACCATCAATAACAACATCAATGCACTTCTCTTCAGAAGCAAGTTGACCAATATAATTTGTTGATTCTGCACCATCCAGTACATTCCCACAACACTTGAGTTCCCCAATAATAGGAAACAAGCCTAGGGAAGTAAGATAAACATGAGTCtcaacagaaaagaaagaaacagGATGTTCCCTGAACATGAAACTTGGATAAATAGCAAAGACATGGTACACACAGAGTTTATCCTCAGGTACTGCCCTATAATCTAGCAAACATGTCCTTTTAGTAATAACTGTACTTTCAGATGTTACAGTACAATAGTTGAACAATCAGATACATATTGCAGGACAAATAGACCAAATATATGAAGTAAGAATGAAGAAAGCATCTCAGCAAAAGGACATTGTACATTTTTTCAACAAGACCATAAGATGATAACTTGATAATTGAAATGGTAAACATCATGGAAATGACTTCCGAAGTTCACACCCCTCTCTCTACCTCTGATCTAATAATGAGAATATCAAAGGCAAATTCACTGGAGTATAAGATTGAACCCAGTTCCCATGATAGAAAATCATACAAAAAAATTGAATGGACAGACTATATGACTTGTCAAAATTTAGACAACAAGGGCAAACCTTTGGAGCTCTTCTCATCAAGAATCTGAAGGTTGTATACACATGCCACTTCAACTTTAAGAGAATCAATGCTAAAAGCAGCCTCACATATGCAAGCATTTGCATCCAAGTACACCAGGTGCTCACCAATTCTGAACGCCAAAAAATGCTGCAAATGAAGTATGTCATCACATTGGAACCACATGCCACATGGAATAGAGTAAAATAGAAACCTATAGTCACTCAACTTGTAGAAATGGCCCAATTAGTCCCTCCAATTAGAAACTGCTCTTTGTAGTCACTAATTTTCCTTATACAGTTTAGTACGGTCTAAAATACATTTTCCATCTGTATTCAGATGACATTTCATATATCTGACAAACAAGGCCCGCCAAACCAGGTGCTGGTGCATATGGAGGGCTTGATTTTATTGCAGAAAGACTCCCCTCAGATTGTCTAGCATGTAACTACCCCATCAGACCAAAGCCATGGATGTGCATCCATCCAGCGCAGCCACTGCTGCTGCTAGGATAGAGCCAGAACTAGACAGCACCAATGCCACGGCAGCAACTGCAACCATGCAGACTCTCTCAACGCAACCCCTGTCGTCGCGAATCCTAGAAACTAGAAAGGCTCAAATGTGGATATGGTACGAAGCTCACTCCCACTCCCAAAAAAGTTATACCCCCTCCGTCCCAAAAAGGATGTCATggttttgtctaaatttggatgtatctacactaaatcacgtctagatacatccaaatttagataaatctgtgACATCTTTTTTAGGGCGGAAGGATGTTTTTGACGTGTAGGCTTGCAGCTATAACCGCAGAGTAGTGATATTCACCAAGAGTAGTATCCTTTGAGGGGAGGTTCACTCATCAACTGCCTGCCCTACAAATGACATTTCTAAGTGGCCTGCACACAGTAGATTTTAATTCCACGTTTTATTTGCATTGAGTATCCGGTTCATGCAGTAACCAGAAAAATAAAAGTACGAACATATGCACATTCAAACCTAAATGTTCAATATCAAAACAGTAGATGTTGCATTTAGCATATGAATCCCTTCTAATGTATTTCAGCATTCATGGACATCTCAAGTTACCAGCGGAATAAGACATTACGGAATCTCCAATAAACAAACAAAAGATAGAGCAACAGAAAGCACGACCCCAGATGCTTTTCAGCGATCATGTGAAGACTGAATTTGCAACACTACTTACATGATTAGCATCTGTGGATTGAAGGCCGACAGCATTTTGACCTTGTGGCTGACTGTATGATGCAGGGCTACAAACTTTGGAACCACTTGCTGCTGGTTTGGATGCAGATGCCTTTCCTCCACTAGAAGCTCCTATTTCCCGGCCATCATTACCATGACCAATGGGGCTACTTGATTTGAATGAACATATACTTTCCTCAGCAGGGCAGGGTGTGTAGTTACTGTGCGCATCCCTGGGTTCAGTAGGTTGTAAATTATCCTGCAGATGAATATCATCCAAAAGATAAAATAATGTCACAAACTCTTTACTGCTGCACCAACATCTGATGGAAcacaacacatgagaagcaaaaaaaaacacaTGAGAACCAAAAGTTGTTAATAGAAAAATGATAGAGAAATATATCTCAGTTTCATATCAAGCATATAAAATTATGAATCTCAAGAGATTATAAGCTTTGTATGACCTGAATTCTGTTGTTTGCTCCATGGGCTATATGCTCTGTTGGTGATAGAAAAATGTATACAAACTAATTAGGAGACAATCACCAGGCATTCCCAAAACTGGAGAAAGTATACAATGTGCATATGGCGTGTACCTGATGTAGACAGGCGATCTGTTCGACTAGTTAGTATCCTTTTTGATTGATCAATTTCAGGATCCTCATCAGCTTCATCGTCTGATATAACCATACGAACACGTTTTCTACCAGACTGATtaccacatgctttacttataacTTCTCTAGTTCCCTCATCCATCTGACATAATCTATCAACATTCTTGGGGGTGCTATGTGTCTTGGATGCCTTGATATTGGATGAGCTTCTACTTCTATGAACTAGTGAGGAGAGAATAACATTATCATCAGGCTCCTCTGAATATGTATTTGCACCATGCCCATCACTATCCACTGGATCAAGTATATTATCAGATACATCACCACCTTCAGATTCAGTTTCTGGGCAATAGTCACTAACAGTACTCCTTGCTTCGTGTTGATTCAATATTTGCTTTAGGTCGTCTATTTTCTGCTGCAGCTTCCTGCAGAAAAACAAAATCTAATTGATAACAGGTTTGCATAAATTAGCTTTCTTCTGTCCAACATCTGTACTTAGTAACTTACTTGGCTTTTATTTTATTATCAAATCTGACCGTGTTACTGTACTGCATGTTTTCAAGGGCAGAAAGTTGCACGTTTGGCAGGTCACCTTCCACAGCAATTCTGCAAATCATTGAAATGCATGTATCAGAATCTAAAGGTAGAACTAAAATGCCACAGTGAGACATGCAGTTCCAGACTTACTGGAACACTTACCAAATAGATAATAGATGTACACATGCACAGCACAACATtatttttttcgcgaaaacgcaaaagccttgcgtttcgatgcattgatagaaagaaGGTTATATGTACCACAGCACAACATTATTATGGTACGATACTAAAATGACATATGGCATTGATAATAGTAATTACCACAGCACTCCACCACATGTTCAAAAATTCCTTAGGCACAGATACAGCGCATGGTACAGAGCATGTTCTATTAAATTATAATGGTTcataataatatatcaaaattgttGTGTGGTGCGATTCATTACAGGTGAAATTTTCAAATCAAACTACAAAGGATTCCTCAAGTACTGACATGATTACAACACATTATATATGTGTACAGATGTTCACCGTATCGTTGATGTGTGTACAGTGTAAACGCGTTGAATGTCTGAAATGTGTTATACACGGTACTAGATTGGAATATATGGCCACCTCAAAAAGTAAAAAGAAAATTACCAACCATTGTCCAAGTCAGAAATCAGGTGTTTTAATTAATCAAATAACATGTTCATGGATAAGCCTCCCATGTCATGTCCTATGTGCTCTTCAAAACACTAAAATTTACATATTCCTACTTCGCAGCATGCAAGATAACAAGTTACTAGACAGGAAGGTACAGAGGTATTGCCTGTAGCCTTCTTCAAAAGCTTTCAATGCATCCTCCCAGTCACCACGAGAATCAAGAGCATTCCCAATGTTCACTTTTGCTAATGCTTGCCCCTGAAATTTCAGGTACCAAGGTGACCAAGATTTGAGACTTTTGGCACCAAGAATTGCAAACAGGAAGGTGGGTCTTATTATTATGTAGCAGAAATGTGGACATACACACAAATATAAATGAGGGAATGTAAACTTGCCTCTAAATTTCCAATCGATCGATAGATGTCCCAGCTTTTCGTGTACCATTTAAGAGCTTTATTGAAGTCTCTCAGCTTTTGGTATGATTCTCCTATGGACAGAAGAgcatcactctgtttttccttgtcACGAAGTTCATTTGTTACTCTCTTTTTCCCTTTGGAAAATTCCTTGTGCTGTAAAGCAAATAGTTTACATCAGAATTGAGTCATGTGCTTATTTTCATCACACATCACATAATTATTTATGTTATTAGAGTATTTGTGTCCTGTTTTTTCAGCTTTGATTCTTCAGAACTGTTTTTCAACGTCAGTTGTGAAACTTGATCCAAGTTTTTTTCACCAAATGAAATAAACAACTAACCAATTCATGTTAGTACCTGGTACAACGCAAAAGCATGTATAATATACATGCAGTTCAACACAGATGCATGTACAAAATAGAGCAAAATAAAACCAGCATAGCTGAAGTAGTTCGACATTGAAGGCACATAACATCAATAGTTCGGACTTGAAGCTTTGGCAGAAGTCATAATTCTGAAAAGAGGCTTCTAATAAAATATGGATATTTATGACCAGAAGACAGCATCAAATAACATACGGAGTACTATCCACAGGACTAGCCCCcaaaaggaagtgtagatcaactCAAACAAATCCTTATGAAAATTATGGCCAGTTATGCATAAATGAAAGGAAACTACCAGaacatttttttctttctaaatAACACTCAGAAGTAACAAAAAAATCACGAAGAGAAGTGGGTACAAGTTACAGCTAATATTAGGTGGTAAAGCTTACATGGCTAGATACTGCTTAGTTCACTTACTTTGTGCCATGCAGATATCATTCTTGCCTTCTCAATAAGATCATCCAGCAATGCATGCTGCTCAAGGAGGAGTTTCCTCTCATTTGATGTTTCACGAGCCATCGAAGTATCTCTGACAAGCTTTTTCAGTTTCTGCTCATCTTTCTTCAACTCCCCAAGAACTTCAGCTGCTTTCTTAACAGTTTCAATATTCTGATGAATCTGGTCAACTAgtgcatcttcatcttccaaatccttTATTATAAAAAGAGCTTTATTGTAACAAAGTTCTGCTTGTTCATACTTTTGAATCTGAGAATGCAACTCCCCGAGATTTATAAATCCTTTTGCTTCGCCTTGAAGATGGTGTATTTTTTTACATATCTTTATGTCCTTCTCAATATGATCCTCGGCTGTCTTCCATTTGCGTAACTCAGTATAAACATTTCCTAGATTATGATGGAGCCTAGTACGAGCATCATCATATTGGTTTACCTCTTCTTCATCACATATTTTCAAACCTTCGAGAAGCAGTTTCTCAGCTTCTTCAAAGTTCTCAAGCTCCAGTTCAAGCATGCCCAAATTATTGTGTGCATCGATGAGCTCCTTCAGATAGGAGGATTTTTCAGACGAGGCATTCTTTCTTAGAATCTTTACCAGTTCCATGGCAGATTCAAAATACTTCTTGGCATTGCGCATGGCACTATGGTCATTTTCAGATCTTAGAAAGATTTCATGGTAGGTTCTCCCGAGCTGGGTACTAGCTCGCTGCTGCTCAACAAGGTTATTGGAGTCCTTGGCAAGTTCTAGGTGCTTCTTCTGTGAAGCATGCAAACATCAAGGAAATGGAAATGAGTACATGACATCATACAGTAGAAACCAACCAGATATTCTGGCTTAGTAGCAAACTGTGCGCGTTACCTAAATAACTAACAATAGAAATGAAACGAAAAATCAGACCTTGTTACACAAGTGTAGTGAGCGAATTGTGCCCAAAATATCAGATTTTGATTGGTACTGAAACAAGGCTAGTACATTCAGATGCATGTCATGATTACAGGCAGTAGGTTTTCACTCCGCCAAAAAGGGTTAACACGGTAGTGGTATGTATGGTTTACCAAAAGTTCTACCTGAAAATTTACTGCAAAATATGGCCTTGTAGGAAAAACTGACAATATGAGACTAaacccagcagcagcagcaggaatcCACACAAGGCTTACTAGTTGTGACAGAGAAATGGAGTTACATGCATCATCGGCAACTAATCAGTCACCCAATGTGGGATGTTAGATTTTTGTCATTATTTGGCATATACACACCAGTAAACTTTCAGCGATTTGTACAGCTGAACACTAGGTACACAAACAAGCACTGCTGATAGTAAAACGATCTTTGAGAACAACACAACGCGTACTGGGACAAGCAAAACTCCAGTAAAACTATGCTATCATAATCCTCAGAAGTAGTAAAACATTCCAAATATATGGTCAGATCAAAGATTGATGTACATATGCACCAAGGAATGGATCTATATCCCTCTGATACAATATGATTTTAACAGCCtattcgaaaaaagaaaaaaaatgatttCAACAGCCTAGTCTAATGTTTCGCCACTAAACAGCTCAAACATACGGTCCAATCGAAATTCTGTTCCTGCATATAATAAACTACCAAATGATCCAAACACAATATACGCATTGGTGGTGACAGCAGGTGAAATACCAATCTAGATGTCAAAACCGAATCTCAAATTATCTAATTTAACCCGAACCCTGCTGCTAAACAGCCCAGACGTCCGATCAGATCGAGTGCAAGTTGGTGTGATCCGAGAATGGTGGCGGCGGTGTGTAAACCTGGTAGGTGAGGGCGTCGGAGAATCGGCCGAGTCGGAGGTAGACCTCCCCGAGCGACTGGCAGGACTCGATGAGGTGGCGCTGCGGGAGGTACTTGACGGTGACCTCGTAGTCGATGCGCAGCCAGCGCAGCGCCTCGACGTACTCCCCGCGGCGCTTGTGGATGTCGCCGATGACGTTCGCccaccgcgcctcctcctcccggttCCCCTCCGACGACGCCTCCCGGTACCCCCGCTTCGCGCCcttcagctcctcctcctcctccctcgcccgccccccgccgccgcgcgccatcgccgccgctctGCGCTAGGGTTCCGGCCTGGATCTCTTTTTTCCCCCTTTCTCCTGCCGATTTGGGCGATTTCGGATTGGGGTAAATGGAGGGATTATCGTCCCGCCAAAACATTTCGGAGGCGCCGTCTCGTTCATTCTTGGGCCGTGCTTGCGTTAGGCCTTCTGTAAAAGCACAAGATGGCCCATTTACGTCTTACATTTTTTAGGAAACTTTTTTTCTCTTCCTATTCTGTAGAAGAATTTCTCGGTTGTAGAAATTGTTTTTGCGAATGCAAACATGTTACATGTCTGCTTTATCTGTTTACACACCGTGCACGCAGCGCTAGGAGGCTTGCTCGGAAATATACTTACAAAGTTAGAACATTTCATCGACAGCCTCAATAATGTCTTCGATAGGCTTATTATAATGTCGACTGCATTTTGAGCTCGCACTAGCGACCAGTGACCTCTATAGCATGTTGATACTTTGGCGCGCCCACTAGAATAGTAGGCGAATAGTCGGAAATCAGTTTCGGGTCGTGCTACCAGATGGTCTCACTATCTGGACCATTCAATCGCCTCGGGATGAATGTGTATCCGTTGTATTGAAGGTTGTATTTAACTGCAAGGAGGCATAATGAACAGTGCTCAGACCCACATGTGCATACACGGTCTGAGACCAGTCAGACGGCATGGACAAAACAGTACTAGATGCGTCGTTTTTTTGGACCGTGCCGGAGATCCTCTGCAGATCGACCACCAACGGATCACAGCAGAGCAATGGTGGTTCTGCTCACGTTTGGAGCCATCTTTCATCTTCCTCGTTGGGGCAGAGTGGGAGCGTGGCAAACTGTATTTCTGGGGTGCCCAGAACCCTGACCAGCCCTG includes:
- the LOC124688647 gene encoding protein TONSOKU-like, translating into MQYSNTVRFDNKIKAKKLQQKIDDLKQILNQHEARSTVSDYCPETESEGGDVSDNILDPVDSDGHGANTYSEEPDDNVILSSLVHRSRSSSNIKASKTHSTPKNVDRLCQMDEGTREVISKACGNQSGRKRVRMVISDDEADEDPEIDQSKRILTSRTDRLSTSEHIAHGANNRIQDNLQPTEPRDAHSNYTPCPAEESICSFKSSSPIGHGNDGREIGASSGGKASASKPAASGSKVCSPASYSQPQGQNAVGLQSTDANHHFLAFRIGEHLVYLDANACICEAAFSIDSLKVEVACVYNLQILDEKSSKGLFPIIGELKCCGNVLDGAESTNYIGQLASEEKCIDVVIDDWVPKRLMKLYIDFCAKLSEVPNKKLLIKLYNLEVSEDEIILSDCGLQDLSITPFLDALRSHKTIAMLDLSHNMLGNQTIERLQEIFASSNQTYGGLTLDLHCNRFGPTALFQICECAVMIKRLEVLNLAGNRLTDGCSSYLFTILQKCKALYSLDVEQCSITSRTVQKMADAIDEGSVLSHLSIGKNNPISSNTMLNLLSKLASLKRFSQLSLTGIKLNKLMVDKLCSLARSMCATGFLLGGTSIGPGGTIKLTEALSSTSQELLRLDLSNCGLTTPELSQICTNLSQINILDLNLGGNSINLEGCDTVGVILANPQCSLRSLTLDRCNLGLAGITRIIQALAGNDQLEELRMAENTNLALERTLHFDEDMQDVSTSTERKHGNNAETSDNIAPGNVDLENMVVADSEDEAANEDRRAASGASRSCASSCQRNSYSGCEVIQELAGALVFAKQLKVLDLSRNGLSEEGIQSLYTAWASGERGDGIVRKHVSKDVVHFSVDGMSCCGLKPCCRRDLQM